A stretch of the Mycobacterium shigaense genome encodes the following:
- a CDS encoding cupin domain-containing protein yields MSLVVPPYPPPRYTAAEPEVSARLRRADQPPDYATSGVTYHYLADQQHTDGDYGLYRVDIAPAGGGPPAHYHRAISEAFFVLSGNMQLYDGTQWADAREGDFLYVPPGGIHGFRNEAGEPASILILFAPGAPREAYFEGLGALADMTDDERQEWFVRHDNYWI; encoded by the coding sequence ATGTCGCTCGTCGTGCCGCCATATCCGCCGCCCCGCTACACCGCCGCCGAGCCGGAGGTCAGCGCGCGGCTCAGACGGGCCGACCAGCCACCCGACTACGCGACGTCCGGGGTCACCTACCACTACCTGGCCGACCAGCAGCACACCGACGGCGATTACGGCCTGTACCGGGTCGACATCGCCCCCGCCGGCGGCGGGCCGCCGGCGCACTACCACCGCGCCATATCCGAGGCCTTCTTCGTGCTGTCCGGAAACATGCAGCTTTACGACGGGACCCAGTGGGCCGACGCCCGGGAGGGCGACTTCCTCTACGTGCCGCCTGGCGGGATCCACGGCTTCCGCAACGAGGCCGGCGAGCCGGCGTCGATCCTGATCCTGTTCGCGCCCGGCGCGCCGCGCGAGGCTTACTTCGAGGGCTTGGGCGCGCTGGCCGACATGACCGATGACGAGCGGCAAGAGTGGTTCGTCCGCCACGACAACTACTGGATCTGA
- a CDS encoding TetR/AcrR family transcriptional regulator translates to MAEPVRPLRADAVRNRARVLDVAYETFAAEGLAVPIDEIARRAGVGAGTVYRHFPTKEALFAAVIDDRMRHLVDDGYALLRSGEPGEALFTYLRSLVLKWGARDRGLVDALAGLGINIETVAPEAEEAFLAMLGELLSAAQQAGAARRDIGVREVKSLLVGCQAMEAYDSALAERVTDVVVDGLRAGR, encoded by the coding sequence ATGGCGGAACCCGTCCGGCCGTTGCGCGCCGATGCGGTGCGCAACCGCGCGCGCGTCTTGGACGTCGCCTACGAAACCTTCGCGGCCGAGGGCTTGGCCGTACCCATCGACGAGATCGCCCGGCGCGCCGGCGTCGGCGCCGGAACCGTCTACCGGCACTTCCCGACCAAGGAGGCCCTGTTCGCGGCTGTCATCGACGACCGAATGCGGCATCTGGTCGACGATGGCTACGCGCTGCTGCGGTCCGGCGAACCCGGTGAGGCGCTCTTCACGTACCTGCGCTCGCTGGTGTTGAAGTGGGGTGCGCGGGACCGCGGCCTGGTCGACGCGCTGGCCGGGCTCGGTATCAACATCGAGACCGTGGCGCCGGAGGCCGAGGAGGCGTTCCTGGCGATGCTCGGTGAGCTGCTGAGCGCGGCGCAGCAGGCGGGAGCCGCGCGGCGCGACATCGGGGTGCGCGAAGTGAAATCGCTCCTGGTCGGATGCCAGGCGATGGAGGCGTACGACTCGGCGCTGGCTGAACGGGTAACCGATGTCGTCGTCGACGGTTTACGCGCTGGGCGATAG
- the groL gene encoding chaperonin GroEL (60 kDa chaperone family; promotes refolding of misfolded polypeptides especially under stressful conditions; forms two stacked rings of heptamers to form a barrel-shaped 14mer; ends can be capped by GroES; misfolded proteins enter the barrel where they are refolded when GroES binds) — protein MAKTIAYDEEARRGLERGLNALADAVKVTLGPKGRNVVLEKKWGAPTITNDGVSIAKEIELEDPYEKIGAELVKEVAKKTDDVAGDGTTTATVLAQALVKEGLRNVAAGANPLALKRGIEKAVESVTETLLKSAKDVETKEQIAATAGISAGDQSIGDLIAEALDKVGNEGVITVEESNTFGLQLELTEGMRFDKGYISGYFVTDPERQEAVLEDPYILLVSSKVSTVKDLLPLLEKVIQSGKPLLIIAEDVEGEALSTLVVNKIRGTFKSVAVKAPGFGDRRKAILQDIAILTGGQVISEEVGLSLENTDLSLLGKARKVVITKDETTVVEGAGDTDAIAGRVAQIRAEIENSDSDYDREKLQERLAKLAGGVAVIKAGAATEVELKERKHRIEDAVRNAKAAVEEGIVAGGGVALLQAAPSLDKLKLSGDEATGANIVRVALSAPLKQIAFNSGLEPGVVAEKVQNSPAGTGLNAATNEYEDLLKAGVADPVKVTRSALQNAASIAGLFLTTEAVVADKPEKAAAPVGDPTGGMGGMDF, from the coding sequence ATGGCCAAGACAATTGCGTACGACGAAGAGGCCCGGCGCGGCCTCGAGCGGGGGCTCAATGCCCTTGCCGACGCGGTAAAGGTGACGTTGGGGCCCAAGGGTCGCAACGTCGTCCTGGAGAAGAAGTGGGGCGCTCCCACGATCACCAACGATGGTGTGTCCATCGCCAAGGAGATCGAGCTGGAGGACCCCTACGAGAAGATCGGCGCCGAGCTGGTCAAGGAAGTCGCCAAGAAGACCGACGACGTTGCCGGTGACGGCACGACGACGGCCACCGTGCTCGCTCAGGCACTCGTCAAAGAGGGCCTGCGCAACGTGGCGGCCGGCGCCAACCCGTTGGCCCTCAAGCGCGGCATCGAGAAGGCTGTCGAGAGCGTCACCGAGACGCTGCTCAAGTCGGCCAAGGACGTCGAGACCAAGGAGCAGATCGCGGCCACCGCGGGTATCTCCGCGGGCGACCAGTCGATCGGCGATCTGATCGCCGAGGCCTTGGACAAGGTCGGCAACGAGGGCGTCATCACTGTCGAGGAGTCCAACACCTTCGGCCTGCAGCTCGAGCTCACCGAGGGCATGCGGTTCGACAAGGGCTACATCTCGGGCTACTTCGTCACCGACCCCGAGCGTCAGGAAGCGGTCCTCGAGGACCCCTACATCCTGCTGGTCAGCTCCAAGGTGTCGACCGTCAAGGATCTGCTGCCCCTGCTGGAGAAGGTCATCCAGTCCGGCAAGCCGCTGCTGATCATCGCCGAGGACGTCGAGGGCGAGGCGCTGAGCACCCTGGTCGTCAACAAGATCCGCGGCACGTTCAAGTCGGTGGCGGTCAAGGCCCCCGGTTTCGGTGACCGTCGCAAGGCGATCTTGCAGGACATCGCCATCCTGACCGGCGGCCAGGTGATCAGCGAAGAGGTCGGCCTGTCGTTGGAGAACACCGACCTTTCGCTGCTGGGCAAGGCCCGCAAGGTCGTGATCACCAAGGACGAGACCACCGTCGTCGAGGGCGCCGGTGACACCGACGCCATCGCCGGCCGGGTGGCCCAGATCCGCGCCGAGATCGAGAACAGCGACTCCGACTACGACCGCGAGAAGCTGCAGGAGCGTCTGGCCAAACTGGCCGGCGGTGTTGCGGTGATCAAGGCCGGCGCCGCCACCGAGGTGGAGCTCAAGGAGCGCAAGCACCGCATCGAGGACGCGGTGCGCAACGCCAAGGCCGCCGTCGAGGAGGGCATCGTCGCCGGTGGTGGCGTGGCCCTGCTGCAGGCGGCCCCGTCGCTGGACAAGCTGAAGCTGTCGGGTGACGAGGCGACCGGCGCCAACATCGTCCGCGTGGCGCTGTCGGCTCCGCTGAAGCAGATCGCCTTCAACTCCGGGCTGGAGCCCGGCGTGGTCGCCGAGAAGGTCCAGAACTCGCCCGCGGGTACCGGTCTGAACGCCGCCACCAACGAGTACGAGGACCTGCTCAAGGCCGGCGTTGCCGACCCGGTCAAGGTGACCCGTTCGGCGCTGCAGAACGCGGCGTCCATTGCGGGCCTGTTCCTGACGACCGAGGCCGTCGTTGCCGACAAGCCGGAGAAGGCCGCCGCTCCCGTCGGCGACCCGAC
- a CDS encoding SDR family NAD(P)-dependent oxidoreductase — protein MAKWTTADIPDQTGRVAVVTGANTGLGYETALTLAEHGAHVVLAVRNLDKGKDAVARITATSPQADVALAELDLTSLQSVRAAAEQLRSNYDRIDLLINNAGVMYTPKLTTKDGFELQFGTNHLGHFALTGLLLDRLLPVAGSRVVTISSIGHRILADIHFDDLQWERRYNRVAAYGQAKLANLLFTYELQRRLAPHGTTIAVAAHPGGSNTELGRYTPATFRPFVDVFFNVIAQDAAAGALPQLRAATDPGVLGGQYYGPDGLGETRGYPKVVSSSAKSHDAERQRRLWAVSEELTGVVYGID, from the coding sequence ATGGCCAAGTGGACCACCGCGGACATCCCCGATCAGACGGGCCGCGTCGCCGTCGTCACCGGCGCCAACACCGGCCTCGGCTACGAGACGGCCCTGACCCTCGCCGAGCACGGCGCCCATGTCGTGCTGGCGGTGCGCAATCTCGACAAGGGCAAGGACGCCGTCGCGCGCATCACCGCCACCAGCCCGCAGGCCGACGTCGCGCTGGCCGAACTCGACCTGACGTCGCTGCAGTCAGTCCGCGCCGCGGCCGAGCAGCTGCGCTCCAACTACGACCGCATCGACCTGCTGATCAACAACGCCGGCGTGATGTACACGCCGAAGTTGACCACCAAGGACGGCTTCGAGCTGCAGTTCGGCACCAACCACCTGGGCCACTTCGCCCTGACCGGCCTGCTGCTGGACCGGCTGCTGCCGGTCGCCGGCTCGCGGGTCGTCACGATCAGCAGCATCGGTCACCGCATCCTGGCCGACATCCACTTCGACGACCTGCAGTGGGAACGTCGTTACAACCGGGTCGCCGCCTACGGCCAGGCCAAGCTGGCCAACCTGTTGTTCACCTACGAACTGCAGCGCCGGCTTGCCCCGCACGGCACGACGATCGCCGTGGCGGCGCACCCCGGCGGGTCGAACACCGAGCTGGGCCGCTACACACCCGCGACGTTCCGGCCGTTCGTCGACGTGTTCTTCAACGTCATCGCGCAAGACGCGGCCGCCGGCGCGCTGCCGCAGTTGCGTGCCGCCACCGACCCCGGCGTGCTGGGCGGCCAGTACTACGGGCCCGATGGCCTCGGCGAGACACGCGGCTATCCCAAGGTCGTCAGCTCCAGCGCCAAGTCGCACGACGCCGAGCGGCAGCGCCGGCTGTGGGCGGTCTCCGAGGAACTGACCGGGGTCGTCTACGGCATCGACTAA
- the moeA gene encoding molybdopterin molybdotransferase MoeA: MRSVDEHQRVVAEMIRARSAVTVTLPEAQGLVLADDVVAQLALPVFDNSAMDGYAVRAEDVADATPDHPVVLPVAEDIPAGRTDLLALDPGTAHRIMTGAPLPAGATAIVPVENTDGGAGSVTIRQSSPAGKHIRLAGDDVAPGTTVLRAGQVVTPAILGLAAALGLAGLSVIPRQRVLVISTGTELVTPGTPLQPGQIYESNSVMLAGAVREAGAAVVAVATAEDDVAQFGAIVDRYAAGCDVIITSGGVSAGAYEVVKDAFGRAGDQGVEFVKVAMQPGMPQGVGRVAGATIVTLPGNPVSSLVSFEVFLRPALRRAMGLPDPERPRRTATLSESLTSPRGKRQFRRAILDDGSVTSYGPPASHHLRWLASANALLEIPEDVVEVAAGTELPVWDLR; the protein is encoded by the coding sequence GTGCGGTCTGTTGACGAACACCAGCGCGTCGTAGCCGAGATGATCCGTGCCCGCTCGGCGGTCACGGTGACGCTGCCCGAGGCCCAGGGGCTGGTGCTCGCCGACGACGTGGTCGCGCAGCTGGCGCTGCCGGTCTTCGACAACTCGGCGATGGATGGCTACGCGGTGCGCGCCGAGGACGTCGCCGATGCCACGCCCGACCACCCGGTCGTGTTGCCCGTCGCCGAGGACATCCCGGCCGGGCGCACCGACCTGCTGGCGCTGGACCCGGGGACCGCGCACCGGATCATGACCGGCGCGCCGCTGCCCGCCGGGGCCACGGCCATCGTGCCAGTCGAAAACACCGACGGCGGTGCGGGTTCGGTGACGATCCGGCAGAGCTCGCCGGCCGGCAAGCACATTCGGCTCGCCGGCGACGACGTGGCGCCCGGGACCACCGTGCTGCGTGCTGGCCAGGTGGTAACACCGGCGATCCTCGGCCTGGCCGCGGCGCTGGGACTGGCCGGGCTGTCGGTGATCCCGCGGCAGCGGGTGCTGGTGATCTCGACCGGCACCGAGCTGGTGACGCCGGGCACGCCGCTGCAGCCGGGGCAGATCTACGAGTCCAACTCGGTGATGCTGGCCGGCGCCGTTCGCGAGGCGGGTGCCGCGGTGGTCGCGGTCGCGACGGCCGAGGACGACGTCGCGCAGTTCGGCGCGATCGTCGACCGGTACGCCGCCGGCTGCGACGTGATCATCACCAGCGGCGGCGTCAGCGCCGGAGCCTACGAGGTGGTCAAGGACGCGTTCGGCAGGGCGGGCGATCAAGGCGTGGAGTTCGTCAAGGTGGCGATGCAACCGGGCATGCCGCAAGGGGTCGGCCGGGTGGCCGGCGCGACGATAGTCACCCTACCCGGAAACCCGGTCAGCTCCCTGGTGTCCTTCGAGGTGTTCCTGCGTCCCGCGCTGCGCCGCGCGATGGGCCTGCCGGACCCCGAGCGCCCGCGGCGGACCGCGACCCTGTCGGAGTCGCTGACCTCGCCGCGCGGCAAGCGCCAGTTCCGCCGCGCGATCCTCGACGACGGCAGCGTCACCAGCTACGGTCCCCCGGCGTCGCACCATTTGCGCTGGCTCGCTTCGGCGAACGCACTGCTGGAGATCCCCGAAGACGTCGTCGAGGTGGCCGCCGGCACCGAGCTGCCGGTCTGGGATCTGCGCTAG
- a CDS encoding VOC family protein, protein MITGIAHTGVCVPDCEGAVAFYRDVLGLRVLSPPYVMAGNAIRNDMGELVSDPTMTAAIVGFPDGGDRVLEVIEYLNVDGADDVRRNGWKTSPRPGPRRSIGWAPR, encoded by the coding sequence GTGATTACCGGGATTGCCCACACCGGGGTGTGCGTACCGGATTGTGAAGGCGCGGTGGCGTTCTATCGTGACGTATTAGGCCTGCGTGTGCTGTCGCCGCCGTATGTCATGGCCGGTAATGCCATTCGCAACGACATGGGTGAGCTGGTGTCCGACCCGACGATGACGGCGGCCATCGTCGGATTTCCGGACGGCGGCGATCGCGTTCTCGAGGTGATCGAGTACCTCAACGTCGACGGCGCCGACGACGTCCGCAGAAATGGCTGGAAAACATCGCCGAGACCTGGACCACGCCGATCGATCGGCTGGGCGCCGCGCTGA